One window of the Montipora foliosa isolate CH-2021 chromosome 4, ASM3666993v2, whole genome shotgun sequence genome contains the following:
- the LOC138000045 gene encoding uncharacterized protein has protein sequence MATSGPLTSSEEKTNGAKLSRLLIDGGTTVLRSVFDTHHPPAKLAADLNTCYSILNNLLRRRILNGHQWDKLFPSGGVAPDSNTFDITLLFLLLTNICGLTPPHTGWHHKPPPSDTSHEANLARIKFFRNQLYGHVTTTGVDAPTFNALWKEISAVLVSLGLSQAEIDRLKAEQCGEEDYLDALREWAESEGNLKSQLHDMHQLQNKVQQTVEDIQTQQSTIQETVEDIHEIVTEIRETQHDTDQEDNIRKKLARLDTQRDIRDYTKRYLQGTRESVFAEIHRWLDDASSPNRVLVLSGNAGMGKSVIAAEMCRRMQEAGRLAGSHFCHHDRARHRNPKVMMQSLACHLSCCIPEYKKALVEQFSGNLGVEINNMEVVDLFYLLFSEPLNMVADPGFTSLVVIDALDESQYQGRNELLDVISSLFKDLPLWLRFFVTTRPEVNIWDSLKDLRPLRLEPKDEDNLKDIRFYFEQSLSVLLQVERPEYVVDDLVQKSEGVFLCAQFLVDFIKANCSSVLTLEHLEKTLPSGISSVYQLYFERLEQDLCKELNITEEQFLCFLSAIAAAREPLPLGFVPKLLCTKSSSLSVMRKVSKAIAIVSSLLPVHDNRIHFFHKSVKDWLTDKSRYEQHIFSVEKMEGHKILSTLCSKEFDELKSKGVSKSQSFTGTSRYALEHGVQHMLELDQDMRSCSMEQVIGNYVLCPELLYAKICVNISAATEDIVCAMKHGGLKTISTECQETLSSLLIVLKKHRQTLEVYPFTIFQSLLNEGSSKLSSDSRQLLETKYTDKPYMEFLRKNDSLGDDQAVCYFSSGVACFDVSPSLEFIVCECCDGSIQLWSLVSGNLEWKRYVKPKYYDSLFGVLRIINTDDAYQPADFERSSVLGFYRSVVFHPSKDVILPGELSHSFSFNGDLKPLFPTSKCSFSVCSICGDEMLSDYPDDAKCLVVWNLNDGKEINRFNTDKDISSFAMSRDGKLVAVSHSTGSVCLVDRESGFSPLAEASLDSVCGMIRFSPDSRFLFCVHLTPRGSIRFCLGVTEGPEHHYAMDVVDGPSCNSIELESHRIGGYLLGDLLSLEDDPQCSTVVLDSHSRLKNEGWSLDCIRMVYRNPPTKNPEFRFIVHSLLFSLTGESVYAKVTVLNESRNYPEQILAWDVLNGEVKGQKEFESPTMRDFVAVKQGILFATKSTLELWNFDLSVCMRRWMFGVDALFSISDHQVACITFEKRGGIILDVVGGEIVEVFKLPPGNLLAWHKDLQLFASTGGREIELKQLGKTEQLWHFFVGRRFFLSDEIASFSPEGQFILINRVGTHKYVLETISGKVRLKLSDDPYSYCKFISDEECVSVNTVRYASGYLLQLFNVRSGDLLVVMDVLGIMPSCLATFRRSSLIAIGSDQGLHIIKVKYPGEETLSSEAKKRELQE, from the coding sequence atggccACATCTGGTCCTCTGACCAGCTCAGAGGAGAAGACAAATGGAGCTAAGCTAAGTAGACTTCTTATTGATGGTGGAACAACTGTACTGAGAAGTGTTTTTGACACTCATCACCCTCCTGCAAAGTTAGCAGCTGATCTTAATACCTGTTATTCCATCCTTAACAACCTTTTACGTAGAAGAATTCTCAATGGTCACCAGTGGGACAAGCTTTTCCCTAGTGGCGGAGTTGCTCCGGACTCCAACACGTTTGATATAACTCTGCTTTTCCTCCTTCTGACCAATATTTGTGGACTTACCCCTCCCCACACAGGATGGCATCACAAACCACCCCCAAGTGACACTTCTCATGAGGCAAACCTTGCTCGCATTAAGTTTTTCCGTAATCAGTTGTATGGGCATGTGACAACTACTGGTGTGGATGCACCAACATTTAATGCTCTGTGGAAGGAAATAAGTGCCGTTTTAGTGTCTCTTGGGTTAAGTCAGGCAGAGATTGATCGATTAAAGGCAGAGCAATGTGGGGAGGAGGATTATCTTGATGCCTTACGAGAATGGGCAGAGAGTGAAGGGAATCTAAAGTCTCAACTTCATGACATGCATCAACTTCAGAACAAAGTTCAACAGACTGTCGAGGACATACAAACCCAGCAGTCAACAATCCAAGAGACTGTTGAAGACATACATGaaattgttactgaaatccgTGAGACACAACACGACACCGATCAGGAGGATAACATCCGAAAGAAACTTGCGAGGCTTGACACCCAACGTGATATCAGAGACTATACAAAGAGATACTTACAAGGAACCCGTGAATCTGTCTTTGCTGAAATCCACAGGTGGTTGGATGATGCAAGCTCTCCAAATCGTGTCTTGGTGCTCAGTGGAAATGCAGGGATGGGGAAATCTGTCATCGCTGCTGAGATGTGCAGAAGAATGCAAGAAGCTGGCAGATTGGCGGGGAGCCATTTTTGTCACCATGACAGAGCACGCCACAGGAATCCCAAGGTGATGATGCAGTCTTTAGCATGTCACCTCTCATGCTGTATTCCAGAGTACAAGAAAGCCCTTGTGGAACAGTTTTCTGGAAATCTAGGTGTAGAGATCAACAACATGGAAGTGGTAGATctcttttatttacttttttcagAACCTCTGAACATGGTAGCAGATCCAGGTTTTACATCTCTTGTGGTAATAGATGCCTTAGATGAAAGTCAATACCAAGGGCGAAATGAGCTTCTTGACGTGATATCCAGTTTGTTTAAGGATCTGCCACTTTGGCTTCGATTTTTTGTGACGACGCGACCTGAAGTTAACATCTGGGACAGCCTGAAAGATTTGCGTCCACTGCGACTGGAGCCAAAAGATGAAGACAACTTGAAGGACATTCGGTTTTACTTTGAACAGAGCCTAAGCGTTTTATTACAAGTCGAAAGGCCCGAGTATGTCGTAGATGATCTCGTGCAAAAGTCAGAGGGAGTTTTTCTGTGTGCCCAGTTTTTGGTAGATTTTATAAAGGCTAATTGTTCATCCGTTCTTACCTTGGAACATCTGGAGAAGACCCTTCCGTCGGGCATCTCGTCTGTGTACCAGTTGTATTTCGAACGGTTGGAACAAGACTTGTGTAAGGAACTGAACATAACAGAAGagcaatttctttgttttctgagTGCAATTGCAGCTGCAAGGGAACCACTGCCTTTGGGTTTTGTTCCTAAATTGTTGTGCACGAAGTCGTCGTCCTTGAGTGTTATGCGAAAGGTGAGCAAAGCCATTGCCATTGTGTCATCACTCCTTCCTGTTCACGATAACCGtattcatttctttcataaatCAGTCAAGGACTGGTTGACAGACAAGTCACGCTACGAGCAGCACATTTTCAGCGTGGAGAAAATGGAAGGCCATAAGATCCTTTCTACTCTTTGCTCTAAGGAATTTGACGAGTTAAAGAGTAAAGGTGTTAGCAAGTCGCAATCCTTCACTGGCACTTCAAGGTATGCCTTGGAACATGGTGTTCAGCACATGCTAGAGTTAGACCAGGACATGAGATCCTGCAGCATGGAACAAGTGATTGGAAACTATGTGTTATGCCCTGAGCTTTTGTATGCAAAGATTTGTGTGAACATATCAGCAGCCACAGAAGATATCGTTTGTGCAATGAAACACGGTGGTTTGAAAACGATATCTACCGAGTGTCAAGAGACACTTTCGTCATTattgattgttttaaagaagCACCGCCAAACCTTAGAGGTATATCCGTTTACCATCTTTCAAAGTCTGTTGAACGAAGGAAGTAGTAAACTATCCTCTGACTCCCGCCAGCTTCTGGAGACCAAGTATACCGATAAGCCTTACATGGAGTTCTTAAGAAAAAATGACTCCCTAGGAGATGATCAAGCTGTGTGTTATTTTTCTTCAGGGGTGGCTTGTTTCGATGTGTCCCCCAGCTTAGAATTCATTGTGTGTGAATGCTGCGATGGATCCATTCAGTTGTGGTCACTTGTTTCTGGTAACCTCGAATGGAAGCGTTATGTCAAACCAAAATACTATGATTCGTTATTTGGCGTATTAAGAATCATCAATACCGATGATGCATACCAACCAGCAGATTTTGAAAGGTCATCCGTGTTAGGTTTTTACCGTTCAGTGGTGTTTCATCCCAGCAAGGATGTCATCTTGCCAGGGGAGCTAAGCCATTCGTTTTCCTTTAATGGTGACTTGAAGCCTCTTTTTCCTACCAGTAAGTGCAGTTTTTCTGTCTGTTCAATATGCGGCGACGAGATGTTAAGTGATTATCCAGACGATGCTAAATGTCTTGTGGTGTGGAATCTAAACGATGGCAAGGAGATTAATCGTTTCAACACAGATAAAGATATTTCATCTTTTGCGATGTCCCGAGATGGAAAGCTCGTGGCTGTTTCCCATTCAACGGGCTCAGTTTGTTTAGTTGACAGGGAAAGTGGTTTTTCACCTCTCGCAGAGGCATCTTTGGACTCTGTGTGTGGAATGATCAGATTCTCACCGGACAGTCGATTTCTTTTTTGTGTACATTTAACACCACGTGGCTCCATAAGGTTTTGTTTAGGAGTCACTGAGGGGCCTGAACATCACTATGCGATGGACGTTGTTGATGGTCCCAGTTGTAATTCCATCGAGCTAGAATCCCATAGAATCGGTGGCTATTTGTTAGGAGATCTTCTGAGTTTGGAGGATGACCCCCAGTGCTCTACCGTAGTGCTTGATAGCCATTCTCGTTTAAAGAATGAAGGTTGGTCTTTAGATTGCATAAGAATGGTTTATCGAAATCCACCAACGAAGAACCCAGAATTCCGATTTATCGTCCACTCTCTTCTATTCTCGTTAACCGGCGAGAGTGTTTATGCGAAAGTCACGGTTTTAAACGAATCGCGGAACTATCCGGAACAAATTTTGGCTTGGGACGTTTTAAATGGGGAAGTCAAGGGACAGAAAGAGTTTGAGAGTCCTACTATGCGTGATTTTGTAGCTGTAAAACAAGGCATCTTGTTTGCAACGAAGAGCACTCTTGAACTGTGgaactttgatttgtcagtCTGCATGCGACGATGGATGTTTGGCGTGGATGCTCTCTTTTCTATTTCAGATCATCAGGTGGCATGCATAACATTTGAAAAGCGAGGTGGGATCATTTTGGATGTTGTTGGAGGAGAGATTGTGGAGGTATTTAAACTGCCTCCCGGGAATTTGCTTGCTTGGCACAAGGACCTCCAGCTGTTTGCCTCCACTGGTGGTAGGGAAATTGAACTGAAGCAACTTGGTAAAACCGAACAGCTCTGGCATTTCTTCGTGGGTCGcagattttttctttctgatgaGATTGCATCATTTTCACCCGAGGGTCAATTTATTTTGATAAACAGGGTCGGCACGCATAAGTACGTTCTCGAGACAATTTCTGGTAAAGTGCGTCTTAAGTTGAGTGATGACCCCTATTCCTACTGTAAATTCATCAGTGACGAGGAGTGTGTTTCTGTGAACACCGTCCGTTACGCATCTGGCTATCTCCTTCAGCTGTTCAACGTAAGGTCTGGAGATCTTCTTGTTGTAATGGATGTTTTGGGCATTATGCCCTCCTGTTTAGCAACATTTCGTAGATCGAGTCTGATTGCCATTGGTTCAGATCAAGGGTTACATATTATCAAAGTAAAATACCCGGGAGAAGAGACGCTCAGCAGTGAGGCaaaaaa